The Homo sapiens chromosome 10, GRCh38.p14 Primary Assembly sequence CCATTGTTACTGTAAAGGGTGTGGAGCCAAAGGGATGGTAGGGAGTGGGCTGCACCTAGTGTGGGGGAGATTAGTGCCAGTCACTTGCCTGGATAGAATGTCTGTTTTAATAGGGTTGGTTCTTGTTTCTAGGCCCCCTTAGGCATTggcaagaaagaaacaggaagggAAGGGCTAAAATAAGCAAGGTTGGATGGCCAGCACTGGCTGGGCTACACTTTGTTGATAATCAGCTGCCCTGGGAGTCCAGAGTAGGAAGGAGTACAGTCATGTGTTTCTTAATGatgggatatgttctgagaaatgcatcattaggtggtTCTGTCATGGTGCAAACATCCTAAGAGTGTActaacacaaacctagatggtatagcctcttacacaaacctagatggtatagcctaatataaacctaggctatatggtagagTGTACTGGGCCTAGGCTATAAACTTgtacatgttactgtactgaatacagtagacaactgtaacacaatggtatttgtgtatcttaaCATAGACAAAGTAAAGTGTTCTGCCACAATATCATGAGCATTACAACGGGGTATGACATCATtaagcaataggaatttttcagcttcattataatcttatagaaccactgttgtatatgcagCCTACTGCTGATCACGTTGGTATACAGACAGTATTTCCTTCTCCCACACGGCCTGCTAATAGCCAGACATGGGTGATTTGCTTAGAGTAATGCACTGTAAGCAGTTGTGGCTACTTTTAAGAGAACTTTCTTGTCAGGTGAGATGTATTTAAACCAGGGACAGATGGGCCAAGGGAGAAACATAACAGCTATGGCTGAAATTCATGTGTATTCTACAATTGCCATGGccatttaattcaataaatatgtgagtTTTTTTATCATCTGCCAAGCATTGTTCATAATTAACAGGACAAAAACCCAAACTTTTGCCTTTTTGGAGCCTACAGTCTAGAATAAGGAGAGAAACAACAGCATGCCAGAAGGTGGTAAGAACTATAGAAAATAACGTAAAGGGGATTAAGGAATGCTGAGGGGGGTGGTATTTCagttttaagaagaaaatcatgATGACCTCATtaagaaggtgacatttaagcaaagACTGCTTTTGTGTGTATGAGTGCATGTGtaatgtctttttaaactgcaaaaaagttaaaagtctGATAGTATCCACAGGTAGGGACGGTATAGGGAAATTAGCACTGTTGTTAAGCTTTTTTAGAGGAATATTTTGCAGTACTGTATCTACTAAAACTAAATATGCACAATTTTGACTCATAGTAATTGGTTCTAAAGAACACAAATGTGTAAAAATAAGAGTGTTCATTAAAGCATTGTGTTGAATAGCAAAATGTTCAGCAATAGATGAAGCTGACTAAATGTTCACCAGCAGATCAAAggttaaataaatcatggaaCATCCATAGAACGGAATACTATGCCAAATTAAAAAATGATGCAGATTGTCAAGGCATACCTTAAGAGAAAACATtaaattacagaaaatgaaattattcttaCATTAATAGAACCAAACTTATAATGCTCACAGAATACAGTGTCAATTCATCATTTTTTGAAGGCCTTGGTTTAGGTAAATGGAGAAGAAtctgctgtttccttttcttacaCAGATTCTAAAGTTTGTAATTTCTCCCAGAGATAATAGTTTTGATGAACAGTGCATTCCAAAATCATGACAAGGTACGCAAACCTGTTGTAGCTATTTGAGCTGGATGTCTAAAATTAATGCTGAAAAACTTGAAGGAAAACCaaatctttgtcatgaaatattttactCTGTTTTAGGAGTGAGAGTTAAAACGCAGGTCTAGGATGGATTATTGCCTTCAAATCAATCACATACATTTGGCAAGTTAAAAATCCCTGGtgtgggggctgggcgcggtggctcacacctgtaatcccagcactttgggaggccaggcggacggatcacaaagtcaggagatcgagatcatcctggctaacatggtgaaaccccgtctgtattaaaaatacaaaaaattagcagggcgtagtggtgggcgcctgtagtcccagctactccggaggctgaggcaggagaatggcgtgaacctgggaggcggagcttgcagtgagccgagatcgtgccactgcactccagcctgggcgacagaccgagactccgtcctccccccacccctccaaaaaaaaaaatccctggtgTGATTTAGTTGGATAACCAAATTAAATAATGGGTGTGAGACCAGACTAGATCACTGAAGTGTCCTTCTGAACTTGGAGAATGTATTATTAGTGGTCCTCAAATTTTCTACTTGCATACTCCCAAAGAGATTTTGGAAAACTAGGTATCACTTCATACACTGATGTTTAAATTTCTtatcataaatttaaattataaaggaTATAATTTccagcatatttaaaaataactgttacctcagtcttttaaaaacatatccaaTATAATCTAAACATAACAGCAATTTGATAGCTACCATCATCCATTAATAAAAAGAAGATCATTTTTAAGTTAGAAGttttatatcatctttttttcttcctggaccTCTATTTCCAACCCACTTTATTCTAGTGTAACGTAttttcatgcctttttttttttttttgagacggagtcttgctctgtcgcccaggctggagagcagtggcgcgatcttggctcactgcaagctccgcctcccgggttcatgccattctcctgcctcagcctcccgagtagctgggactacaggcgcccgccaccaagcccggctaatttgttttgtgtatttctagtagggatggggtttcactgtgttagccaggatggtcttgatctcctgacctcgtgatccgcccacctcggcctcccaaagtgctgggattacagaggtgagccaccgtgcctggcctcatgccTGGTATTTTAATGATCATCCTATCATACTTCTTTGctacaaaaatgtttataaatttaaactttaaaatattttggattcAGTTATTACAACTGGCACAAAATTGGTCAAAATGAATTACACATTGATAAAGCAATTGTTGAACATAAAAGTTATTGGCCATATATCTGTTAATAAGAAGACAGCTTTATTTTCTCAATTAGTTCACGTATATACATGGCTGAAATTTACTTATTGCTACAATtctattcttcttccttttttttgagatggagtcttgctctgttgcccaggctggggtgcagtggcacgatctcggctcactgcaacctccgccacctggattcaagcaattctcctgcctgagactcccgagtagctgggattacaggcgcatgccaccatgcccggctaatttttgtattttcagtagagacagggtttcaccatgttggccaggctggtctcgaacttctgacctcaagtgatccgcccccgttggcctcccaaagtgctgggattacaggcgtgagccactgtgcccagccctattcTTCATTTTTGTAGATGTAAACACTGAGatgaaaatgggaaaatttttttcaatctttGAACTTACGTTATATGCTAACAATCACGTAGTGACCtatcatcaagaaataattttaaatgaccaGCAGACTACTCAATTAGGTATTCCTTCAGTATTGTTGAAAGCTGAGAACAGTCTCTTGACTTGCAGAAGCACTACTTACTTAATAATTAGCGAAGCCCTTAGTCTTTCTTGAGTTACCAGTGTTTCCTTGTCTCTGTGTGTAGCTCCTAAGAGATGTTTATTTTCTGGAGCATTTTTGTCATAGTAAGATTCTACCAGGCTAGAGAGATGCCTTTCCTTCATACATCCTTAGAAAAATAATTGGGGGactggtgcggtggctcgcatctggaatcccagcactttggaaggccaaagtgggaggatcgcttgagcccagttcaagaccagcctagacaacaaagcaagacctcatctctacaaaaaattaacaaaaattattcGGGCATGATGGAGTGTGCCtgttagtctcagctactcgggaggctgaggtgagggtaCTGCTTGAGCCTGAGTTTTaggttgcagtgagatatgatcacgccactgcattctagcttaggtgacagagtaagagcttgtctcaagaaaaaaaaaaaaaaagaaaagaaaagaaagaaaaatggtgaaAGAGGAGACAGGAAATGAGATGAAGCATGATGGTTTATCCACAGGTCCATTTTCTCAGGGAATGCATTATCAGCAGACACTACATATAAAAGTTTAGGATCTGAAAAGTGATTGTTCTTAACCTCGCTTGCTTGTATACCCCTCCGATTGTCTTCAGGCATCTTGAAGGATATGCAAATCCTGGTATAAAGGATGGTGATTGATACAATAACCACGTTGTTCTTTGAGATGTTAATGGACTTTCTGATAAGATTCCATAGTTATTAAATTTGAGAAGCCCTGGGaaggaaaaaagttaaattttctttttaatagcagGACTGTTTAGAAACTTTAATATGCTAAAGTATGTGATACATTTCAAACAGGGGAGTTGAGTATATATTGTTTCCTAAAGTTATGTGATTCTGG is a genomic window containing:
- the BBIP1 gene encoding BBSome-interacting protein 1 isoform 1 (isoform 1 is encoded by transcript variant 1), whose amino-acid sequence is MLKAAAKRPELSGLLKFNNYGILSESPLTSQRTTWLLYQSPSFIPGFAYPSRCLKTIGGVYKQARKKHYIQQLRYGRSEVNVPGSSSKARATVCGRYNDNGAV